The proteins below are encoded in one region of Oncorhynchus masou masou isolate Uvic2021 chromosome 15, UVic_Omas_1.1, whole genome shotgun sequence:
- the xab2 gene encoding pre-mRNA-splicing factor SYF1 — protein MPSLNGKPDVMFEEDDLPYEEEIIRNPYSVKCWMRYIEFKQNGVKSVLNMIYERALKELPGSYKLWYNYLRERRKQVKGKCITEPAYEEINNCHERALVFMHKMPRIWLDYCQFLVAQCKITRSRRTFDRALRALPVTQHPRIWPLYLRFARNLPLPETAIRVYRRYLKLSPENAEEYIDYLRSCSKLDEAAVRLAAVVNDESFVSKEGKSNYQLWHELCDLISQNPDKVNSLNVGAIIRGGLTRFTDQLGKLWCSLADYYIRSGHFEKARDVYEEAILTVVTVRDFTQVFDSYAQFEESMIAAKMETTSEMGKDEEEDIDLELRLARFEQLIARRPLLLNSVLLRQNPHNVHEWHKRVKLYEGKPRQIINTYTEAVQTVDPVKATGKPSSLWVSFAKFYEENEQLDDARTIFEKATKVNYKQVDDLAGVWCEYGEMELRHENYEQALRILRKATAIPSKKAEYFDVSEPVQNRVYKSLKVWSMLADLEESMGTFQSTKAVYDRIIDLRIATPQIIINYAMFLEEHNYFEESFKAYERGIALFRWPNVYDIWNTYLTKFIDRYGGKKLERARDLFEQALDGCPAKFAKTIYLLYAKLEEEFGLARHAMAVYERATQAVDNTERHHMFNIYIKRAAEIYGVTYTRAIYQKAIEVLPDEHSRDMCLRFADMESKLGEIDRGRAIYSYCSQICDPRMTATFWQTWKEFEIRHGNEDTIREMLRIKRSVQATYNTQVNFMSSQMMKATTNATGTISDLAPGQMGLDDMKLLEQQAQLLSAEAEQDKPKLKEKILFVRSDTSRSELAELAKQANPDEIDIDDEDGDEDQGPGEVQLEQKSVPTAVFGGLKEGED, from the exons ATGCCCTCTCTAAATGGAAAACCGGACGTCATGTTT GAGGAAGATGACCTGCCTTATGAGGAGGAGATCATCAGGAATCCGTACTCGGTCAAGTGCTGGATGCGCTACATCGAGTTCAAACAGAATGGCGTCAAGTCAGTCCTCAACATGATCTATGAACGAGCTCTGAAAGAGCTACCTGGCAG TTACAAGTTATGGTACAACTAcctgagagagagacggaaacaGGTCAAAGGGAAGTGCATCACGGAGCCAGCCTACGAGGAGATCAACAACTGCCATGAAAGAGCACTGGTTTTCATGCACAAG ATGCCGAGGATCTGGCTGGACTACTGCCAGTTCCTGGTGGCTCAGTGTAAGATCACCAGGAGCAGACGCACGTTTGACCGAGCACTCCGAGCCCTGCCCGTCACTCAGCACCCTCGCATCTGGCCCCTGTACCTCCGCTTTGCCCGGAACCTACCCCTGCCTGAGACTGCCATCCGTGTCTACCGCAGGTACCTCAAG CTGTCCCCAGAGAATGCAGAGGAGTACATAGATTACCTGCGTTCCTGCAGCAAGCTGGATGAAGCAGCAGTGCGACTGGCAGCCGTTGTCAACGATGAGAGCTTTGTGTCCAAGGAGGGCAAGTCTAACTACCAG CTATGGCACGAGCTGTGTGACCTGATCTCTCAGAACCCAGACAAGGTGAACTCTCTGAATGTTGGGGCAATCATCCGTGGAGGCCTCACTCGTTTCACAGACCAGCTGGGCAAACTCTGGTGCTCCCTGGCTGACTACTACATCCGCAGTGGACATTTTGAAAAG GCTCGTGATGTGTATGAGGAGGCCATTTTGACGGTGGTGACGGTGAGAGATTTCACCCAGGTGTTCGACAGCTACGCCCAGTTTGAGGAGAGCATGATCGCTGCCAAGATGGAGACTACCTCCGAGATGGGGAAAGATGAAGAAG AGGACATAGACCTGGAGCTGCGTCTGGCCCGCTTTGAGCAGCTGATCGCTCGCAGGCCCCTCCTGCTGAACAGTGTGCTGCTCAGACAGAACCCCCACAACGTCCACGAGTGGCATAAGAGGGTCAAACTGTACGAGGGGAAACCACGACAG ATCATCAACACCTACACAGAGGCAGTTCAGACTGTGGACCCTGTGAAGGCTACAGGGAAACCcagctctctctgggtctctttCGCCAAGTTCTACGAGGAGAACGAGCAGCTGGACGAC GCGCGGACCATCTTTGAGAAAGCCACCAAGGTGAACTACAAGCAGGTTGACGACCTGGCTGGCGTGTGGTGTGAATACGGGGAGATGGAGCTACGCCATGAGAACTACGAACAGGCGCTACGTATACTGAGG AAAGCAACTGCCATCCCGTCCAAGAAGGCGGAGTACTTTGACGTGTCAGAGCCGGTGCAGAACAGAGTGTACAAGTCTCTGAAGGTCTGGTCCATGCTGGCTGACCTGGAGGAGAGTATGGGAACCTTCCAG TCCACCAAGGCGGTGTATGACCGCATCATTGACCTGCGCATAGCCACGCCCCAGATAATCATCAACTATGCCATGTTCCTGGAGGAGCACAACTACTTTGAGGAGAGCTTCAAG GCATACGAGCGCGGCATCGCCCTCTTCAGGTGGCCCAACGTCTATGACATCTGGAACACCTACCTCACCAAGTTCATCGACCGCTATGGGGGCAAGAAGCTGGAGAGGGCCCGGGACCTGTTTGAGCAAGCGCTGGATGGCTGTCCAGCCAAGTTCGCCAAGA CCATCTACCTGCTGTACGCCAAACTGGAGGAGGAGTTTGGGTTGGCGCGTCACGCCATGGCGGTGTACGAAAGAGCCACGCAGGCGGTGGACAACACAGAGAGGCATCACATGTTCAACATCTACATCAAGAGGGCTGCAGAGATCTACGGCGTCACCTACACCAGAGCTATCTACCAGAAAGCCATCGAG GTGCTTCCAGACGAACACTCCAGGGACATGTGTCTGCGCTTCGCTGACATGGAGAGCAAACTGGGCGAGATCGACCGGGGACGAGCCATATACTCCTACTGCTCTCAGATCTGTGACCCAAGG aTGACGGCCACGTTCTGGCAAACATGGAAGGAGTTTGAGATCCGCCATGGGAACGAAGACACTATCCGGGAAATGCTGAGGATCAAGCGTAGCGTCCAGGCCACGTACAACACACAGGTCAACTTCATGTCCTCACAGATGATGAAGGCCACCACCAACGCCACCGGCACCA TCTCAGATCTTGCCCCGGGCCAGATGGGGCTGGATGATATGAAGCTGTTGGAGCAGCAGGCCCAACTGCTGTCCGCCGAGGCTGAACAGGACAAACCCAAACTCAAAGAGAAGATCCTCTTCGTCAG GAGTGACACGTCACGCAGTGAGCTGGCTGAACTGGCCAAACAAGCCAACCCTGATGAGATTGATATTGAtgatgaggatggtgatgaagaccAGGGCCCTGGGG AGGTGCAGCTGGAACAGAAGAGCGTCCCCACCGCTGTCTTTGGAGGGCTGAAAGAAGGAGAAGATTGA